From the Pseudomonas monsensis genome, the window TGTCCAGTGCGGCCGAAAATAACAACCTAAAAAAACCGGCTTTTATATTTATCGACGAGCTGGACAGGTGTCGGCCGACCTATGCAATTGAGCTGTTGGAAAGGGTAAAGCATTTCTTTGAATTGGAAGATTGCCGGTTTATTGTCGCTTCTGATTCCACCCAATTAGCTCATTCGGTAAGGGCTGTTTATGGTGAGAAATTTTCTTCTGAAAGATATTTGAGTCGTTTTTTTGATGCTGAATTTAGGCTGGACAATTCCAATATATTTGGCGTAGCTAAACAGCATGGTTTTGAATATACCTGTGTGCGTCTGCACATAAGGATTTCTGGTGTCGCTGGTACGGATGGCAGAAACCAAAGAGTTGAGCCGAAAAATAACACTATTTTTGTTAAGGAAAAATCGTTTCCAGAACATGCTTTGTTATTAGTCGGTATGGCGCGATACTTTAAAGTGGAGCTTAGGGAAATGCTCCGTTACGCTCAACAGATAAAGAGCATGGCTAGTGCCCTTCCCGAGCACGAATTTCATTATTTTTGGGCTGCATATCTGATTTTCTCAAAGTCAGCTGATGAAGACTTATATCAGGATTTAGCAAATCCTGAAAAGGCATCAGGTGCAATTGAAAGTTTTGACGATGATAAGGCTGTGCCGGTAAATTATGCGTTCCCTAGTGGTCATGAATCAATTGCAGAAGTGGCTAGATATTATGCTCGGATATTGCATGCTACTCAGGATGAGCTTAGAGGTTTGTTTAATAACTCAGAGGGGTGGCGTTTGTCAGTTATAAGTGCAGTGAGTGATCACAGAGAGATCTTCTTGTCTTATAGAAAAATAGTTGAACTTGCTCATAGAGTATCCTGAATAACGATATACTATATTCAGATAGATAAAAGGATGAGTCATGCCTAGTTCTACATTCGGTCTCGATACTGATCGCTTGGCTGAGATATTCAAGGAAACAATCAAGCATCCTCAGTGCCCCTTCTGTGAGAGTGAGGATTGGGCTCTCCCGTTGCCGCCAGGTTCCATAGGCGTTGCTCTGCCTTGGGCAGTGGGCCAGGAATACGCAATGGTTGGGATGCAGACGGTTATGCTGTACTGCAAAAACTGCGGTTTCGTGCGTATGCACGCATTGGAAGCTCTGGATGGGGTTTTGGTGGAAACTGACGTAATCGAAGTAGGTCCAGGGAAGGGGTCTCAGGTATGACGGCGCCTTTTGAGCTGGTCAGTCTCAAAGACCGATTCCCTAATCGTTTCCCGGGTGACAGACGTGGTCGGGGAGATGATAATGGCAGCAGCACACCACCGGGACCACCGGGAGATAACCAAATGGAAGCACGCGTAGCGAAACTTGAAACGCACGTCGAATACATCCGACGTGATCTTGATGCTGTGCGTATAGACGTACACGAGCATCGCAAAGAGACCCGTGCAGATTTTCGTATCCTGTTCGGTGCATTGATCACCACTGCTCTGGGCTTGGCCGCGCTTATGGCAAAAGGCTTTGGTTGGGTATAGCGGTATCAAGTTGCCAAAAAAACCGGCCTAGTGCCGGTTTTTTTCGTAGTGGCTCAAGAAAACTGATTATCTGTCGACAGCTTCAGAGAGGGAGGCTAATTCCGAGACAGGCAGTATCGAACGCATTGCTGCGATCGTACAAAGTCAAAGCGTAAAGCCTCAGATGCTAATCGACTAATGGAAGGTAAGTATTTTTGGACGTTGATCAAGAAACCAAAGCAGCAAAACGGTTGAAAATGTGGGGTCTGCTTATTGCGGTAGTGAGCCTGGTATTTGTGACGGTCTCGTTTCTGCTGTCGCTCTTCGGCTACGCTGAATTTCACGGGATGAATTGGCTCAAGAATCTCGTCGGTACCGTCTATTCTCATACACAATTTCCTGTGCTGAGCTCTATCTGGGAATTGGCTGCACAGGCGGATTTGAATGAACCTTTGTCGTTGAACAATCTTTGGTTCTTCGGTGAGATTCTGGTTGGTCTAGTCGGTGCCGGGATGGTTGCCACGGCTAACAAGACCCTAGCGGACATTGCCCAAGCCGACCACGACGCCACGCAAGAGCGTAGGAAGGAACAGAAAAAGAAACAACAGGAAGACAAGCTGAAAGAACAACAGCGCGCGAAAGACAAAGACCTATCCTGACTTTTGAACAAATTCGCCCGGCTTATGCCGGGCTTATTCATTCTCCGATTGCATTCGCTTCCACTCTCTATCCACCGCCCGTTTCGCTGTTTTTTCCGTGGCGTACAACCACCGCAATCTCCGTGGCTTGCTCTGATCACCAGCCGCCACCGTCTTTTCCTTCCCGGTCTTCTTGTCGCGGTAGTACGCGATGATCCCCGTGAAGTCACCCTTGTTCTCTTCCGCCAGGTCTTCAACAGTGTCTTCGGGAAGCTTGCTCTCAAGCTCCAAGCTGACGGTGTAACCGTTATCCGCGCTGAACGTGTGTTGCACATTCCCGCCGTACCAGATGATTTCGTCTATCTCAGGCTTCACACCTTCCAACGTATAGGTCAGCTCAGGTATCAGATCCGGCCTGCCCATGGCCAGGGTATAGCTGAGCGTCGCGCTGCCACATTGTAGGCGGTTGAACTCGGCCCGCGCGGCGCGCAGGGCAGACTGGCGGTCGCTGTAGGTGTGTCGCAGATCCTTCAGGTTCTCGCCACCGCCGGCGATGGCTTCCTGTTTCTTGACGCTGTTCACGTCGTAGAAGTAGGCACGCACGCCGTCGTAGCTATCGCGGTCAGCTTGCAGGTAGCGGTGCTGATCGCCATCGGCGCGGGTAAGCGTGATGTGGGGTAGCTCGGCGCCGCTGGCGGTCTTGCCACCGCCGGCGGTCAGGCACAGCAGGCAACCGGCTTTGACAGTGACCACGGCGTCGAACTCTTCGCCGACACGGCTGATCGGGTTGGCGTCGGATTCATTGGCCTGGTCCAGTTGCAGGATGGGCAAGCCGTCGAGGGCGCCGGCGACGGTTGCGGTCAGGCCGTTGCCCAGTGCGATATCTCCCAACACGTCTCCGAGCGTGGTGTTGCTCCAGCTACGTTCGCGCTTGGTCTTCAGGCCCTTGCGCAGGTCAGCTGGTGCGCCAGTTCTTCCCTGCGGTGACCACCTTCAGCTACTCGCCCGAAGTCAAAACCCGCCTGGTACTCAAGGCCTACGACGTGATCCACAAGGGCCGGCTCGAATTCGATGCCGGCTGGACGGACATGGCCCAGTCGCTGATGGCGATCCGCAAGACCATCACTGCGGGCGGACGCCAATACACCTACACCGCCGGCCGCAACGACAATACCGGCCACGCCGACTTTGCTTGGGCACTCTTTCACGCATTGCACCACGAACCGCTTGAGGGGCAGACCACTGCCAATACCGGGCGCATGGAGATTTACTGATGACCGAGCAAATGGCCAACCAGACGTTACCCGCCACCATATCTACCACCGGCGCGGGAACGCAGGTGTTTTCCTTCGGCGAGCCGACGCCGGTGCTGGGTGGTCGGGAGGTTTTCGATTACCTGGAGTGCTGGTTTAACGGGCGGTGGTATGAGCCGCCGCTGTCGTTGGATGGACTAACCCGGTCGGTGGGGGCGAGCGTGCATCTGCACTCAGGGCTGATGTTCAAGCGCAACTTGTTGAGCAAGACGTTTATCCCGCATCCGCTGCTTTCGCGGGCTTCGTTTGAGCAGTTTGCGTTGGACTTCTTGTGCTTGGGCAATGGTTACCTTGAAGGGCGGCGTTCGCGGTTGGGTGGGGTGCGCAAACTGGAAACACCGTTGGCCAAATACATGTGTGCGGGGCCGGACGGGCAGTTTTACCAGGTGCGCGGGTGGAAGGATGAACACGCGTTTGAACCGGACAGTATTTTTCACCTGCGTGAGGCAGATCTGCATCAGGATATTTATGGGTTGCCGGAGTGGATTAGTGCTTTGCAGTCAGCGTTGCTGAACGAGGCTGCAACCTTGTTCCGGCGCAAGTACTACGAGAACGGGAGCCATGCCGGTTTCATCTTGTACATGACAGACGCGGCGCAGACTGAGGCCGACATCGATGCGCTACGCAAGGCGCTGAAGGAATCGAAGGGGCCGGGGAATTTTCGGAGTCTGTTTGTCTACTCGCCGACCGGCAAGAAGGACGGGATCCAGCTGATACCGGTGAGCGAGGTGGCGGCGAAGGATGAATTCAACTCGATCAAGAACCAGACGCGGGATGAC encodes:
- a CDS encoding KAP family P-loop NTPase fold protein, translated to MKDEINVWDDDFMERAPSAKFLTLYLLANPHIKVLNVNSPWGAGKSFFLNRWRAELGREHVCIFFNAWENDYSAEPLVALITCIEQQTMDGLSLGSTSAGKNVITTTTTLMRKAAPLIAKGLVKKFTGIEVDGILGKDGDEQAGDFAKDVVEDLIKEQSKTELHVDEFKSAILEKLSSAAENNNLKKPAFIFIDELDRCRPTYAIELLERVKHFFELEDCRFIVASDSTQLAHSVRAVYGEKFSSERYLSRFFDAEFRLDNSNIFGVAKQHGFEYTCVRLHIRISGVAGTDGRNQRVEPKNNTIFVKEKSFPEHALLLVGMARYFKVELREMLRYAQQIKSMASALPEHEFHYFWAAYLIFSKSADEDLYQDLANPEKASGAIESFDDDKAVPVNYAFPSGHESIAEVARYYARILHATQDELRGLFNNSEGWRLSVISAVSDHREIFLSYRKIVELAHRVS
- a CDS encoding phage portal protein yields the protein MANQTLPATISTTGAGTQVFSFGEPTPVLGGREVFDYLECWFNGRWYEPPLSLDGLTRSVGASVHLHSGLMFKRNLLSKTFIPHPLLSRASFEQFALDFLCLGNGYLEGRRSRLGGVRKLETPLAKYMCAGPDGQFYQVRGWKDEHAFEPDSIFHLREADLHQDIYGLPEWISALQSALLNEAATLFRRKYYENGSHAGFILYMTDAAQTEADIDALRKALKESKGPGNFRSLFVYSPTGKKDGIQLIPVSEVAAKDEFNSIKNQTRDDVLVSLRIPPQLMGIVPQNAGGFGSVKDATDATDARIANELEPIQARLEQVNEWVGKKVITFRVNF